The proteins below are encoded in one region of Oncorhynchus gorbuscha isolate QuinsamMale2020 ecotype Even-year linkage group LG01, OgorEven_v1.0, whole genome shotgun sequence:
- the LOC124018690 gene encoding ATP synthase F(0) complex subunit C2, mitochondrial-like, producing the protein MYACAKFVSTPALVRAGSRTLYRPLSACMMSRPEVNTENNVALMPQSPFTQVALRGFQTSAVSRDIDTAAKFIGAGAATVGVAGSGAGIGTVFGSLIIGYARNPSLKQQLFSYAILGFALSEAMGLFCLMVAFLILFAM; encoded by the exons ATGTACGCCTGCGCTAAGTTCGTCTCCACGCCGGCTCTG GTCCGTGCTGGCTCCCGGACTCTTTACAGACCCTTGTCTGCCTGTATGATGTCCAGGCCCGAGGTCAACACAGAG AACAATGTAGCCCTCATGCCACAGAGCCCCTTCACCCAAGTAGCACTGAGAGGCTTCCAGACCAGTGCTGTGAGCAGAGACATCGACACAGCCGCTAAGTTCATTGGTGCTGGAGCAGCCACGGTCGGAGTGGCTGGATCCGGTGCTGGAATTGGGACAGTGTTTGGCAGTCTCATTATTGGATATGCCAG GAACCCATCTCTGAAGCAGCAGCTGTTCTCATATGCTATCCTGGGATTTGCCCTGTCTGAAGCCATGGGTCTATTCTGTTTGATGGTTGCCTTCTTAATCTTGTTTGCTATGTAA